Part of the Bacillus andreraoultii genome is shown below.
GGTTGCTGAAGCGATTGATGAACAAGAGCGGCTGGAAAGGGAATTGAGAGGGGCACGAAAACGACTATCTGAAGTAAGCAAGTATTTTGAACAATATTCCGAAGAAGAGGTTCGTACCGTTTATGAACATGCCCATAAATTACAAACAAAACTTACTATGTCGAGGCAAGTTGAAAAACAACTTCGGGAGCGTCGAGATGAGTTAGAGCGTCGCGTATTAGGTATCCAAGAAACGATTGAACGTGCGGATAAGCTTGTCTCTCAAACGAATGTCGTTATAAATTATTTAACGGGTGACTTACAAAATATGACTCAATTTATTAAAGATGCTCACGAAAAGCAAGAATTTGGCCTAAAAATTATGGAAGTCCAAGAAGAGGAAAGAAAGCGCCTTTCTCGAGAAATTCATGATGGTCCTGCTCAAATGTTAGCAAACGTCATGATGCGCTCAGATTTAATTGAGAAAGTCTATCAAGAACGTGGAATTAATGAAGCTCTCCTAGAAATTAAACAATTAAAAAAGACCGTCCGAGATGCCCTCTATGAAGTCCGCCATATTATTTATGACTTACGACCGATGGCATTAGATGATTTAGGTTTAATCCCTACTCTAAAAAAATATCTACAAACGGTGGAAGAATATAATAAAATGGCAAAAGTACACATTCCGTTCACTTATTTTGGGGAAGATAAACGATTAAATACGAAAATGGAAGTAGCCTTATTTCGCCTCATACAAGAATCTGTACAAAATGCACTGAAACATGCGAAGGCAAGCGTCATTCAAGTGAAACTCGAAATGAATCAAAAAAATATTATTGCTGTTATTAAAGACGATGGGATCGGTTTTGACCCGAATATCAGAAAAGAAGATTCTTTCGGCTTACGTGGTATGAAAGAAAGAGTAGAATTACTGGAAGGTACCCTGACAATCCAATCGAACATTGGCCAAGGGACTAAAGTAATTATATCAATCCCGATAAAATAAGTATTTTGGACCTAGATAACTACTCCTCTTTTTCAGTAAAATTAACTAATATAAGTTTAAAAAAATAGGTTATTAAAAAATCAATGGGGAATTTCACGTACAATTATGTCTTCATCATTTACATTTTGTGAAAAATTGTTTTTAAAGCAGGGAGATGCCTGATCAATATAGAACTAAATTAATCATGAAATAAATACTTTTAAAAAAGTATACCTTTATCTTCTACACGGTTGAGAAAGTTTACGTATCAATCTTCCAGTTTCTTCAAGAAATAAGGAAGCTACATCGGCAAAGGGAGGAAACGATGTTGAGAAAAACAAGAATTTTAATTATAGATGATCATCAATTATATCGTGAAGGAATTAAAAAAATATTAGAGTTTGAAAAGTCATTTGAAGTTGTAGGAGAAGGAACGGATGGGAACGAAGCAGTAGAATTAGTTGAAAGATACCAACCAGATGTCGTTATTATGGATATTAATATGCCAGATGTCAATGGTGTCGAGGCGACAAAACAGCTAATAGAACAACGACCTGAAACAAGAGTCATTATTTTATCTATTCATGATGATGAAAACTATGTGACCCACGCTTTGAAAACTGGTGCATGTGGCTATTTACTAAAAGAGATGGATGTCGATTCATTAATTGAAGCGGTGAAAGTTGTTGCCGAGGGAGGCTCATATATTCATCCGAAAGTTACCCACAATTTAGTTAAAGAGTTTCGTCGACTAGCGGAAAATGCATCGAAGGCTCAAGTCGATCGTGGTGCTGCACCGCTTTATGAAGTTCGTCGACCTTACCATTTATTAACTAGACGTGAATGTGAAGTTCTTCAACTTTTAGCAGAAGGAAAAAGTAACAAGATGATTGGAGAAACGTTATATATTAGTGAAAAAACAGTAAAAAACCACGTGAGCAATATTTTACAAAAAATGAACTGTAATGACCGTACTCAAGCTGTCGTAGAAGCAATTAAAAAAGGTTGGGTAGAGGTATTACAAAAAAGCTAATTGAGAGAACGGCTATCTCTAGGGGAAAGGGATAGTCTTTTTTATGCAGTAGAGAGTATCTAGGAAATGGTTTAGCTGTATGTTTTAGGTGCGAAAAATAATTGCTCGGCAAATGAAGTTCTCCAAAATCATGAAAACGCTATATACTTGCGGTGCAAACTTAAAAAAACAAATTCAAAAAATGTCGAATTGAAATCTCAAATTTTGGAAGGCTAGAATAGATATGGTAGTATTAAAAAACAATGGAAAGTCGTTCACGTGTATTGATATTTTTTCTTCCTTTCATAAAAAATCTTCGTTTATCTCTAGCGGGGAAATATCATTTACATGTAGAATAGAATAGTATAGATTTATTTTGTGTATTCCTATTATATATTTATCATAAGCGTTATTATAATTATTCCATTTGCACTTATTTACGTATTATTTTTAAAAGAACTTATTATGAAAGGAAGGGATGTTCGTGAAGACAGCGGTTGTTACAGATAGTACTGCCTACATACCGAAGGAAATTCGGGAACAGTACAATATTCATATGATTCCTTTAAGTGTCGTATTTGGTAATGAATCATATAAAGAAGAAGTCGAATTAACTGCATCTAATTTTTACAATATGATGCAAAATCAAAAAGACTTACCAACAACAACCCAACCATCCATTGGCATGTTTGTGGAATTATTCGAACAGTTATCTAAGGAATATGATGCGGTCATTAGCATTCATTTATCAAGTGGAATTAGTGGAACATACCAAGGAGCTGTTTCTGCGGGAAATATGGTTCAATCCATTAAAGTATATCCATATGATTCAGAAATTAGTTGTATGGTACAAGGGTTTTACGTGTTGGAAGCTGCGAAATTAGCTCAAGCTGGAGAAGACCCTGAAAAAATTATTGCTCGTTTGGATGAATTAAAAGCGACATCAAGAGCTTATTTCATGGTAGACGATTTAACAAACTTACAACGTGGAGGTCGGTTAAGCAGTGCCCAAGCTATCATTGGTGGACTTTTGCAAGTAAAACCACTTCTACATTTTGTCGATAAAGTCATCGTCCCCTTTGAAAAAATCCGAACAAAGAAAAAGGCAATGAACCGAATTGTCGAATTGCTAGGAGAAGATGCAAAAACAGGTGCAGCATATCAAGCAACCATTATTCATGCTGAGCGTGAAGAGGAAGCAAAACAGTGGAAAAAAGAACTAGAGGCTCTCTATCCGAATGTAGAATTTACACTAAGCTATTTCGGCCCGGTAATCG
Proteins encoded:
- a CDS encoding sensor histidine kinase; the protein is MSVKQFNAKTLDDILKKMIDTVDESKTEIFKIGEQSRKDYEFIVDEIKKTKRMVAEAIDEQERLERELRGARKRLSEVSKYFEQYSEEEVRTVYEHAHKLQTKLTMSRQVEKQLRERRDELERRVLGIQETIERADKLVSQTNVVINYLTGDLQNMTQFIKDAHEKQEFGLKIMEVQEEERKRLSREIHDGPAQMLANVMMRSDLIEKVYQERGINEALLEIKQLKKTVRDALYEVRHIIYDLRPMALDDLGLIPTLKKYLQTVEEYNKMAKVHIPFTYFGEDKRLNTKMEVALFRLIQESVQNALKHAKASVIQVKLEMNQKNIIAVIKDDGIGFDPNIRKEDSFGLRGMKERVELLEGTLTIQSNIGQGTKVIISIPIK
- a CDS encoding response regulator; protein product: MRKTRILIIDDHQLYREGIKKILEFEKSFEVVGEGTDGNEAVELVERYQPDVVIMDINMPDVNGVEATKQLIEQRPETRVIILSIHDDENYVTHALKTGACGYLLKEMDVDSLIEAVKVVAEGGSYIHPKVTHNLVKEFRRLAENASKAQVDRGAAPLYEVRRPYHLLTRRECEVLQLLAEGKSNKMIGETLYISEKTVKNHVSNILQKMNCNDRTQAVVEAIKKGWVEVLQKS
- a CDS encoding DegV family protein, with translation MKTAVVTDSTAYIPKEIREQYNIHMIPLSVVFGNESYKEEVELTASNFYNMMQNQKDLPTTTQPSIGMFVELFEQLSKEYDAVISIHLSSGISGTYQGAVSAGNMVQSIKVYPYDSEISCMVQGFYVLEAAKLAQAGEDPEKIIARLDELKATSRAYFMVDDLTNLQRGGRLSSAQAIIGGLLQVKPLLHFVDKVIVPFEKIRTKKKAMNRIVELLGEDAKTGAAYQATIIHAEREEEAKQWKKELEALYPNVEFTLSYFGPVIGTHLGEGAMGLGWMKK